The nucleotide sequence TGAATATCCATTTCCATACTAGAAGGAGATGGTGTCGATAAAAGCTCTAGTAAAAAATCTTTGTCCATTTGTTCCATGATACTTCCTCCTTTATTCCTTCTTATCGTACCACACATTATTCATAGGATGGAGATTGGCACCCGTATGAATAGGCAAGGCATTGAAAGCCCGCTTTTTCTAAGATGGGTCTACTCATCGTACTAGCATCCACCGTTAAATAGGGACGCCCACTTTCATAGGCTTTTTTTGCTCGTGCTACCAAAAGTGCTGTGTAGTAACCTTTTCCTCTATATTTAGAGAGGGTTGAACCACCCCACAGGCTTGCAAAAGAAGTGTCTTTCTCTAAATATACCCAAGCCCCACTTACTAACCGGCCATCTTGATAGACCCCATATAAATATAAGAAGTCGGGATTGGATTGTTTATCTCTCCACAACCGCTCCCCAAGTTCTTCATGGGGCTCATTCCAAATTTCATTCTCCAACTGAACAATTTCGTCAATCCCTGCCATATCAGTTATTTCTTTTATTTCTATTTGTAGGGGAGCTTTAAGAAAGGGATGACTAGCATCCAAGTCCATGACCATCAATGCTTCTTTTTCATCAATTTTAAACCCTTTACTCATTAATACTTCTTTCAATTTTAGAGGCTGGTCATAACTATATACTTTCCATTCGAAAGCCTGACGAATACGCTTAAAATAACTCATTTCTTCTTCGATAACAGTATTAGCATTCTCCTCATCTAAAGAAGAAAAGGAAATGAACCCTTTCTCACCTGTCGTAGATACGTGACGGACCGTATGCGGCGTGATTTCTTTTTTAAATCCAAGCGGTACGGTTCCTTTTCTAATTTGGTTATTATACACCTGTAAAAGTTCCCCTGAATCCATTCTGTTCTCCTCCAAGTCTTTTCTGATATTGATATTCTACCTCCATTGAGGAATCCTTTTATAAATGAGTCATATTCTTTACTTTTATATGGGCTAACCTTACACTACAACTATACATGGAAGGAGTGCAATTAATGTCACTAGACCAGTGGTTTGTGAAAGGAAAAAATCCAGACGATTTTATAGAATCGATGGAAACACATAAAGAAAATTTATTAAAAGTTTATGATGAGTTTGAAATACCTGCAGACGCCAGCTTTTTTGAAGAACTGAAACAACGACAACTAAAAGTGATTGTCCTAACGGAAGACTGGTGTGGCGATGCGATGATGAATGTTCCTATCTTATTACGAATAGCTGAGAAGTCTGATATGGAAGTTCGAATTCTTGAAAGAGATCAAAACCTTGAATTAATGGATCAATACTTAACAAATGGAAAATCCCGTTCCATTCCCATTTTCATTTTTATCGATGGATCTGGAGATGAAGTAGCAAAGTGGGGACCACGTGCACCGAAAATCCAAACGTTTGTGGATGAAGCCACTTCCAAATTACCTGAAAAGGAAGCAAAGGACTTTAAAGAAAAACAACAAGAAATGTTTACATTTATCACAAAAGCCTATCACGACAATAAAGATTTTTGGGCCGAAGTATATCGCAGCCTAAAAGAAACGCTTAGTTCGTAGTGGTAGGAACCCAAATGAAAAAGTCTGTAAAAAAGGGAAATATGGAGATTTCATATCATGGAAGGTATAAAATAGCCGAGAATGCTGGACACATTCTTGGCAGAGCACGGTAAGGAGTTCAGGCGGGGATTCCCTCTGGACTACCTAACAGGTGAACAAAGAAGAACCCACACCCTATGTGATTTTGCGGTCACGGGTGGGGGTTTACTTTTTTTATAATTTTTATGAGTTTCCTTGGGTTTCTAGTAAGGCAAGAACAAAAGCTCAGGGCGCTCGTTTAGCGACGTACGGACTGCGCCTGGCCATGCCAGGTGGTTCGACTGTCGCGCTGGAGCTGGACGTGGCTGTTGATACAGGTTATCCACACATAGCCAATTTTATATTTTCCTGGCAACAAAGAAAGTCCTCCTGCAAATGTTATCAAGTACCTTCTTCCCTACCCTTATTCTCTATTTATTCATCGGTCGTCCAACCCAAGCATCCTGCGCATACCCTCGTTGCTCCCAATATCCGATATGTTCTTCTTCGATTAATTCAATCCGATTAAGCCATTTTACCGATT is from Radiobacillus kanasensis and encodes:
- a CDS encoding thioredoxin family protein, with the translated sequence MSLDQWFVKGKNPDDFIESMETHKENLLKVYDEFEIPADASFFEELKQRQLKVIVLTEDWCGDAMMNVPILLRIAEKSDMEVRILERDQNLELMDQYLTNGKSRSIPIFIFIDGSGDEVAKWGPRAPKIQTFVDEATSKLPEKEAKDFKEKQQEMFTFITKAYHDNKDFWAEVYRSLKETLSS
- a CDS encoding GNAT family N-acetyltransferase; translated protein: MDSGELLQVYNNQIRKGTVPLGFKKEITPHTVRHVSTTGEKGFISFSSLDEENANTVIEEEMSYFKRIRQAFEWKVYSYDQPLKLKEVLMSKGFKIDEKEALMVMDLDASHPFLKAPLQIEIKEITDMAGIDEIVQLENEIWNEPHEELGERLWRDKQSNPDFLYLYGVYQDGRLVSGAWVYLEKDTSFASLWGGSTLSKYRGKGYYTALLVARAKKAYESGRPYLTVDASTMSRPILEKAGFQCLAYSYGCQSPSYE